One Kaistella polysaccharea DNA segment encodes these proteins:
- a CDS encoding YdcH family protein, producing MENHSLTLEFPELQSKITEYKLKDDVFRKMYVNYEEVNALIQHYEDGEQNHTTDEHLTELRKKRVHLKDNLYTYLKEV from the coding sequence ATGGAAAATCACAGTCTTACCCTAGAGTTTCCCGAATTGCAGTCTAAGATTACCGAATATAAATTGAAGGACGATGTTTTCAGAAAAATGTATGTAAACTATGAAGAAGTAAACGCGCTCATTCAGCATTACGAAGACGGCGAACAAAATCATACGACTGATGAGCACTTAACTGAACTTCGTAAAAAAAGAGTCCATTTAAAAGACAACCTGTACACCTATTTAAAAGAGGTTTAA